A window from Amblyomma americanum isolate KBUSLIRL-KWMA chromosome 7, ASM5285725v1, whole genome shotgun sequence encodes these proteins:
- the LOC144097157 gene encoding scoloptoxin SSD14-like, producing the protein MNRDRRKSVVKKDRKDRKQSRKPGDEPVRATDHAAAVPEASPDAAAPGKPAQESPDGGAPPTHEPEGAGPANSDRRMDRRMSRKMSRKLSRIDEYKLFTMTGSAHKRSLEEANRSAGFKAAVLLFVMVLLGGAFMGTILYVTYFVRQPKVERQPRFVSSTPMASFGGWMAVTGSKLCEAVPRRMFDMNGTIGDAAVATILCVCVVMPHRCGLGGGFFATYYNRRNKEAKAVVAREVAPSTAFPDMYRDRVNASLQGFLAVAVFGELRGYEALLNLTGTQVPWKELFTKAIEYADSGFKVTASLAKAIKDHASAITEDYTKTIKSVFFNTATSKPYEEGDLLQNKLLAETLRNISENPLKGSSLSVGPLAEAIVGDINKGGSKYITLADLHKFQPSVTNALTIPLSESEQLFTPPPPSGGVVTGFVVSIVDKFRAGSILRDDTKTWHSIVEAFKYAFAQRPLLGDPLKTKIGSLLRGLTSREAAEQIAHQKIGTNPHPDPADYGFVAGSVDDHGSGQICIVGPDGDAVVLVSSINTEFGAMVASKSTGIVLNNQMNDFSTPGTRDFHGFPPAKQNDIEGGKRPMSSLSPIVVVDRNGDVKFLGSATGGARIATSLSQVLIRSLWMGHTVKQAIDAGRLHNQLVPNNVVKYEYFADKDVIWWLGKQGHRLSPDDSQGDVIALCRIGPEVAYSGSYDFRTMGDGGLDGGPLP; encoded by the coding sequence ATGAACCGCGATCGGCGCAAGTCGGTCGTCAAGAAGGACCGCAAGGATCGGAAGCAATCGCGCAAGCCCGGCGACGAACCCGTCAGGGCCACCGACCACGCAGCTGCGGTTCCTGAGGCATCCCCCGATGCTGCCGCTCCTGGCAAGCCGGCGCAAGAGAGCCCAGACGGCGGGGCGCCGCCCACCCACGAGCCCGAGGGCGCCGGGCCCGCGAATTCGGACCGAAGGATGGACAGGAGGATGAGCAGAAAGATGAGCAGGAAGCTGAGCAGGATAGACGAGTACAAGTTGTTCACCATGACCGGGTCCGCGCACAAGCGGTCCCTTGAGGAAGCCAACAGAAGTGCGGGCTTTAAAGCCGCCGTGCTGCTGTTCGTCATGGTTTTGCTGGGCGGGGCGTTCATGGGCACCATCTTGTACGTCACCTACTTCGTGCGCCAGCCAAAGGTAGAGCGACAGCCCCGCTTTGTATCCTCGACGCCGATGGCCTCCTTCGGCGGCTGGATGGCTGTCACCGGCTCGAAGCTCTGCGAGGCTGTGCCCAGAAGGATGTTCGACATGAACGGAACAATCGGTGACGCAGCCGTGGCCACAATCCTCTGCGTCTGCGTCGTGATGCCCCACCGATGCGGCCTCGGCGGCGGCTTCTTCGCTACCTACTACAACAGGCGGAACAAGGAGGCCAAAGCTGTGGTGGCCAGAGAGGTGGCTCCGTCGACTGCGTTTCCGGACATGTACCGAGACAGAGTAAACGCCTCGCTCCAAGGATTTTTGGCAGTGGCTGTATTTGGCGAGCTGCGTGGCTACGAGGCACTGCTTAACTTGACGGGCACTCAGGTTCCGTGGAAAGAGCTCTTCACCAAAGCTATCGAATACGCCGACAGCGGCTTCAAGGTGACCGCGTCGCTGGCTAAAGCGATCAAGGACCATGCCTCAGCCATCACCGAAGACTACACCAAGACAATCAAGAGCGTGTTCTTTAACACCGCCACGAGTAAGCCATACGAGGAAGGAGATCTGTTGCAGAATAAGCTCTTGGCTGAGACACTCAGGAATATCTCCGAAAATCCTCTCAAGGGAAGTTCTTTGTCCGTGGGCCCGTTAGCGGAAGCCATCGTTGGAGATATAAACAAAGGCGGTTCCAAGTATATTACCCTGGCCGATCTACACAAGTTCCAGCCCTCAGTGACAAATGCGCTGACCATACCGCTATCCGAGAGTGAACAGCTCTTCACGCCACCCCCGCCTTCGGGTGGAGTGGTGACCGGCTTCGTCGTCTCCATCGTGGACAAATTCCGGGCCGGCTCTATTCTGCGTGACGACACGAAGACCTGGCACAGTATCGTCGAGGCTTTTAAATACGCGTTCGCGCAACGCCCGCTGCTCGGAGATCCATTGAAGACGAAGATTGGTTCACTGCTGCGTGGCCTGACAAGCCGCGAAGCAGCCGAGCAGATCGCGCACCAGAAAATCGGCACCAATCCGCACCCGGATCCCGCTGACTACGGCTTTGTGGCCGGCAGCGTCGACGACCACGGCTCCGGGCAGATCTGCATCGTGGGCCCTGACGGCGACGCCGTTGTCCTCGTCAGCTCTATCAATACCGAGTTCGGCGCCATGGTCGCATCCAAGTCGACAGGGATCGTGCTCAACAACCAAATGAATGACTTCTCCACGCCTGGAACTCGAGACTTTCACGGCTTTCCACCGGCGAAGCAAAACGACATTGAGGGGGGCAAGAGGCCCATGTCCTCGCTATCACCCATCGTCGTGGTCGACCGCAACGGTGACGTCAAGTTTTTAGGATCAGCGACGGGCGGCGCCAGAATCGCCACCTCTCTGTCGCAGGTGCTCATTCGGTCTTTGTGGATGGGCCACACGGTGAAGCAGGCCATCGACGCCGGTCGCCTGCACAACCAGCTCGTGCCCAACAACGTAGTCAAGTACGAGTATTTCGCGGACAAGGACGTTATATGGTGGCTCGGGAAGCAGGGCCACCGTCTTTCCCCCGATGACTCGCAAGGCGACGTCATCGCCCTGTGCCGCATCGGGCCGGAAGTTGCTTACAGCGGCTCCTACGACTTCCGTACCATGGGCGACGGAGGACTGGACGGGGGACCACTGCCCTAG